Proteins from one Sarcophilus harrisii chromosome 2, mSarHar1.11, whole genome shotgun sequence genomic window:
- the KCNG4 gene encoding potassium voltage-gated channel subfamily G member 4 — translation MPMFSRRGDSEGNHRYASCSTLGQFSPSSVRASSIKGLYYQRARKVVHPDQFLTVDLKREIIVNVGGNKYLLPWSTLDEFPLTRLSRLKFCRNVEEIAELCDDYDEDSQEFFFDRSPSAFGMIVSFLAAGKLVLLREMCALSFKEELRYWGIEESNLEKCCLRKLRQKLEELAEIQKEEELHRQKEATGVCTEDTRWGLFMSHLRDMVENPQSGLPGKVFACLSVLFVATTAISLCVSTMPDLRAEEDRVSPLRLSGGRLRLSRDADRLVGPTPWGGHGRFA, via the coding sequence ATGCCGATGTTTTCCAGACGTGGGGACAGCGAGGGTAACCACCGCTACGCTTCCTGTAGCACTCTGGGTCAGTTCTCACCCAGTTCGGTCCGGGCTTCTTCCATCAAAGGGCTTTATTACCAAAGGGCCCGGAAAGTCGTCCATCCAGACCAGTTCCTGACCGTTGACCTTAAAAGGGAGATCATCGTCAACGTGGGTGGGAACAAGTACCTTCTCCCCTGGAGCACGCTGGACGAGTTCCCCCTGACCCGGCTGAGCCGGCTGAAATTCTGCCGGAACGTGGAGGAGATCGCCGAGCTCTGCGACGACTACGACGAAGACAGCCAGGAGTTTTTCTTCGACAGGAGCCCCAGCGCTTTCGGGATGATCGTCAGCTTTCTGGCGGCCGGGAAGCTGGTGCTTCTGCGGGAGATGTGCGCCCTGTCTTTTAAGGAGGAGCTGAGATACTGGGGGATCGAGGAGTCCAACCTGGAGAAGTGCTGCTTGCGCAAGCTccggcagaagctggaagagctggCCGAGATCCAGAAGGAAGAGGAGCTGCACCGGCAGAAGGAGGCCACCGGCGTCTGCACGGAGGACACCCGATGGGGGCTCTTCATGAGCCACCTCCGCGACATGGTGGAGAACCCGCAGTCGGGCCTTCCCGGGAAGGTGTTCGCCTGCCTCTCGGTCCTCTTCGTGGCCACGACGGCCATAAGTCTCTGTGTCAGCACCATGCCGGACCTGAGGGCCGAAGAAGACAGGGTGAGTCCCCTTCGCCTCTCCGGCGGCCGACTTCGGCTTAGCCGTGATGCAGATAGGCTTGTGGGTCCCACGCCTTGGGGTGGTCACGGGAGATTCGCTTAG